A window of Desulfuromonas sp. contains these coding sequences:
- a CDS encoding sigma-54 dependent transcriptional regulator — translation MKTLSQILLIDDEVHNLEALSLLLTNAGYQVQTAPSGEDALGILRKTNFEVVITDLFLPGVSGIDILKKVKEDSPHTNVIVITGNASAESAVEAMKEGAFDYVTKPFNFEKLKIVVSKAFEKSRLVAENLYLRQQLRGKYKFDNIIGNSLAMQQVFSRMEKIIHTDSTILILGESGTGKELVAKAIHFNSNRKDKPFVAINCGAIPAALLESELFGHTRGAFTGAVADKPGKFELAHNGTIFLDEIGTMPMHLQMKLLRVLQEQEVERVGSSKKTKFNVRVISATNADLEEEVKSGNFREDLYYRLNVIPIALPPLRDRREDIALLCRHFLEKSCQEMTRPLMSLSRDAMVALEGYDWPGNVREVENVIERTVALTDGETIQRDDLPQPIGKTADGKSLQIIHPRVSAEGIDMARIMEGIERSMIKEALDLAGGVKARAAALLTINRTTLVEKIKRLGLNL, via the coding sequence ATGAAAACCCTGTCCCAGATCCTCCTGATCGATGACGAGGTCCACAACCTCGAAGCCCTCTCGCTGTTGCTGACCAATGCTGGTTATCAGGTCCAAACAGCCCCTTCCGGCGAGGACGCCCTGGGGATTCTGCGAAAGACGAACTTCGAGGTTGTCATTACCGACCTTTTCCTGCCCGGAGTCAGCGGCATCGACATCCTCAAGAAGGTCAAGGAGGATTCGCCCCACACAAACGTCATCGTCATCACAGGAAACGCTTCGGCGGAGAGTGCTGTGGAGGCCATGAAGGAGGGGGCGTTCGACTACGTCACCAAGCCCTTCAATTTCGAGAAGCTGAAAATCGTCGTCTCCAAGGCCTTCGAAAAGAGCCGCCTCGTTGCGGAGAACCTCTACCTGCGTCAACAATTGAGGGGCAAATACAAGTTCGACAACATCATCGGCAACAGCCTGGCGATGCAACAGGTATTCTCCCGCATGGAGAAAATCATTCACACCGATTCGACCATTCTCATACTCGGCGAATCCGGCACGGGCAAAGAACTTGTAGCAAAGGCCATCCATTTCAACAGCAACCGCAAAGACAAACCCTTTGTGGCAATCAACTGCGGCGCCATCCCGGCCGCACTGCTTGAAAGCGAACTTTTCGGCCACACCCGGGGGGCCTTTACCGGGGCCGTTGCCGATAAACCGGGAAAGTTCGAACTGGCCCACAACGGCACTATCTTCCTGGACGAGATCGGCACCATGCCGATGCACCTCCAGATGAAACTGCTGCGCGTACTGCAGGAACAGGAAGTGGAACGCGTCGGTTCGAGCAAAAAGACCAAGTTCAACGTACGAGTCATCTCCGCGACCAACGCCGATCTCGAGGAAGAGGTGAAAAGTGGAAACTTTCGCGAAGACCTCTACTACCGCCTCAACGTCATCCCTATCGCCCTCCCTCCGTTGAGAGACCGGCGTGAGGACATTGCCCTGCTGTGCCGTCATTTCTTGGAAAAAAGCTGCCAGGAGATGACGCGGCCTCTTATGTCCCTCTCCAGGGATGCCATGGTGGCCCTCGAAGGTTACGACTGGCCCGGAAACGTGCGCGAAGTGGAAAACGTCATTGAGCGAACTGTCGCCCTGACCGATGGGGAGACCATCCAACGAGACGATCTTCCCCAGCCCATCGGCAAAACTGCCGATGGGAAGTCCCTGCAGATCATCCACCCCCGTGTCTCTGCCGAAGGGATCGATATGGCCAGAATCATGGAGGGAATAGAACGAAGCATGATCAAGGAAGCCTTGGACTTGGCCGGCGGCGTCAAGGCCCGGGCGGCTGCCCTACTGACCATCAACCGCACCACCCTGGTAGAGAAAATCAAGCGCCTGGGTCTGAATCTATAG
- a CDS encoding nodulation protein NfeD has product MSIWRHPITLPLFLLVALLFTAQVCFGVEELSSRDVVRVVPVAGVINPVVAGFVGAELVRANGDGSRALLIELDTPGGLDSAMRSIIKEILASEIPVIVYVYPSGARAASAGALVTLAADFAVMAPGTNLGAAHPVAIGPGAGGGDDVMMGKVVEDAAAYARSIAQQRGRNVDWAEKIVRESVSTPAEEALELKVIDLVAEDEQAMLLELDGRRYLRGGQERVLKTAGALLVRSEMTWRQEILNTISNPNVAYLLLMLGILGIFFEISQPGVILPGAVGAIALLLAFFAFQTLPVNYVGVLLILLAFVLFILEITVPSFGMLTVGGIVSLTLGSLMLVETSEPYLQISRVVIFATVAVCGSFFALVLYFVVRTQKTRYVSGIEGMVGERGEAVSDVGIKGRVFVHGEYWDAYAEVPIRKGAPIEVVRVERNMKLEVRESAMEGEWMEGGGERF; this is encoded by the coding sequence ATGTCGATATGGCGCCATCCTATCACTCTGCCCCTATTTTTGCTGGTCGCCCTGCTGTTTACGGCCCAGGTGTGCTTCGGGGTCGAGGAACTTTCCTCCCGGGACGTGGTACGCGTCGTTCCCGTGGCCGGTGTCATCAACCCTGTGGTTGCCGGGTTCGTGGGTGCGGAACTTGTACGGGCCAATGGGGATGGGTCCCGCGCTCTCCTTATCGAGTTGGATACTCCCGGCGGGCTCGACAGCGCCATGCGCTCCATCATCAAAGAGATCCTCGCTTCCGAGATCCCGGTGATCGTCTATGTCTATCCTTCCGGGGCTCGGGCCGCTTCGGCAGGGGCTTTGGTCACTCTCGCTGCTGATTTCGCCGTCATGGCTCCCGGGACCAATCTCGGTGCGGCCCACCCGGTGGCCATCGGTCCCGGGGCGGGCGGGGGGGACGATGTCATGATGGGGAAGGTCGTGGAGGATGCCGCCGCCTATGCACGCAGCATCGCACAGCAGCGCGGGCGCAATGTCGATTGGGCCGAAAAGATCGTGCGGGAGAGCGTCTCCACCCCCGCCGAGGAGGCCCTCGAGCTCAAAGTCATCGATCTTGTCGCCGAGGACGAACAGGCAATGCTCTTGGAACTCGACGGCCGGCGCTATTTGAGGGGAGGGCAGGAGCGCGTTCTCAAGACTGCCGGGGCGCTCCTGGTCCGGAGTGAAATGACCTGGCGGCAGGAAATCCTCAATACCATCAGCAACCCCAACGTCGCCTACCTGCTTCTGATGCTCGGCATTCTGGGGATCTTTTTCGAGATTTCCCAGCCCGGGGTGATTCTGCCGGGGGCGGTGGGGGCCATCGCCCTGCTCCTGGCTTTCTTCGCCTTTCAGACACTTCCGGTCAACTATGTCGGAGTGTTGCTGATCCTGCTGGCCTTCGTTCTTTTCATTCTGGAGATCACCGTTCCTTCTTTCGGCATGCTGACGGTGGGCGGAATCGTCTCCCTGACCCTGGGATCCCTGATGCTGGTGGAGACCTCCGAGCCCTACCTCCAGATCTCCCGAGTGGTGATCTTCGCCACCGTCGCGGTCTGCGGGAGCTTCTTTGCTCTGGTTCTGTATTTCGTAGTGCGCACCCAGAAGACCCGCTATGTGTCCGGGATCGAGGGGATGGTGGGAGAGCGCGGGGAGGCTGTCAGCGATGTCGGGATAAAGGGAAGGGTTTTTGTGCACGGCGAATACTGGGATGCCTATGCGGAGGTTCCCATCCGAAAAGGGGCGCCCATCGAAGTCGTCCGAGTGGAGAGGAATATGAAGCTGGAAGTCAGAGAATCGGCCATGGAGGGCGAATGGATGGAGGGCGGCGGAGAGAGGTTTTAA
- a CDS encoding selenium metabolism-associated LysR family transcriptional regulator encodes MDIKRLEVFCKVVEQESFTRAADAVGLSQPTVSENIRILEEALDEKLLDRLGRKVLPTGAGKILYRHARRIIKMRDEAFQAIEEYKGNLSGHLSLGASTIPGAYILPKVIEAFKARHAAIQVTVKIAGTARIVEDLLQGNLELGIVGARPKDATLECEEIFSDELVLTVYPDHPWAGRQAVSPEELEDHPFIVRESGSGTRTVMNQTLKGVGFDPDRLSLVAEMGSTEAVRQGIKARIGASIISFLAVAEDIHQGTLVTVPVEGLQMSRTFHLIQRRNRRLYPLGLAFRHHLQGGAF; translated from the coding sequence ATGGATATCAAGAGGCTTGAGGTATTTTGCAAGGTCGTCGAACAGGAGAGTTTCACCAGGGCCGCAGATGCCGTTGGGCTCTCCCAGCCCACGGTCAGTGAAAATATACGCATCCTGGAGGAGGCTTTAGACGAGAAACTCCTCGACCGGCTCGGCCGCAAGGTGCTTCCCACCGGGGCAGGGAAGATTCTGTACCGCCATGCCAGGCGGATTATCAAAATGCGCGACGAGGCTTTTCAGGCCATTGAAGAATACAAGGGCAACCTCAGTGGCCACCTCTCTCTAGGCGCCAGCACTATTCCCGGGGCCTATATCCTGCCCAAAGTGATCGAAGCCTTCAAGGCTCGTCACGCCGCCATCCAGGTGACGGTCAAAATCGCCGGAACGGCCCGGATCGTTGAGGATCTGCTGCAGGGGAACCTTGAACTGGGGATCGTAGGGGCAAGGCCCAAAGATGCCACTCTGGAGTGCGAGGAGATTTTCTCCGACGAACTGGTCCTGACCGTTTATCCAGACCATCCATGGGCCGGCCGCCAGGCTGTTTCCCCAGAGGAACTGGAGGACCATCCCTTTATTGTCCGGGAGTCGGGGTCCGGGACCCGGACCGTCATGAACCAAACCCTCAAGGGGGTCGGATTCGATCCTGACAGGCTGAGTCTGGTGGCGGAGATGGGAAGCACCGAGGCGGTTCGACAGGGGATCAAGGCCCGCATCGGTGCCTCGATTATTTCCTTTCTGGCGGTCGCCGAGGACATTCATCAAGGCACTCTGGTCACCGTGCCCGTCGAGGGACTTCAGATGTCCCGTACCTTCCATCTCATCCAGCGCAGAAACCGGCGATTGTATCCTCTGGGGCTGGCCTTTCGGCATCATCTTCAGGGGGGGGCGTTTTAG
- a CDS encoding slipin family protein, translating to MIPVGLVGWVVALALVVSIIASAVRVLLEYERGVVFRLGRFSGVKGPGLRFIIPVVDKLVKISLRTVAMDVPPQDVITKDNVSVKVNAVLYFRVVQPEKALIEVENYLYATGQLAQTSLRSVLGQSELDDLLTQRDRINQHLQEILDRQTDPWGVKVSNVEIKHVDLPAEMQRAMAKQAEAERERRSKVIHAEGEFQASQKLSEAARIISSEEGALQLRFLQTLTEVSAERNSTIIFPIPLDLIRPFMKKREGEP from the coding sequence ATGATACCTGTCGGTCTGGTCGGTTGGGTCGTGGCCCTGGCGCTAGTGGTCAGCATCATCGCCAGTGCTGTTCGAGTTCTGCTCGAGTACGAGCGCGGGGTTGTGTTTCGGCTGGGAAGGTTCTCCGGCGTGAAGGGCCCAGGTCTGCGTTTCATCATCCCGGTGGTCGACAAACTGGTCAAAATCAGCCTGCGCACCGTGGCCATGGATGTGCCGCCCCAGGATGTCATTACCAAGGATAACGTATCGGTGAAGGTGAACGCGGTTCTCTATTTCCGGGTCGTTCAGCCGGAAAAAGCGCTTATCGAGGTGGAGAATTACCTTTACGCCACCGGGCAACTGGCCCAGACCTCTCTGCGCTCGGTTCTCGGTCAGTCGGAACTCGACGACCTGCTGACCCAGCGGGACCGGATCAATCAGCACCTGCAGGAGATCCTTGACCGGCAGACCGACCCCTGGGGAGTCAAGGTCTCCAACGTGGAGATCAAGCATGTCGACCTGCCGGCCGAGATGCAGCGGGCAATGGCCAAACAGGCCGAGGCCGAACGGGAGCGGCGCTCCAAGGTCATTCATGCCGAGGGCGAGTTCCAGGCATCGCAGAAGCTATCCGAGGCCGCCCGTATCATTTCCAGCGAAGAGGGGGCCCTACAACTCCGCTTTCTCCAGACCCTGACCGAAGTTTCGGCCGAGCGCAACTCCACCATTATATTCCCCATTCCTCTGGACCTTATTCGTCCCTTCATGAAGAAAAGGGAGGGGGAACCTTAA